In Candidatus Obscuribacterales bacterium, the genomic window TGTCCTCGGGGCTTAGGCCAGGCAATTGAGCGATCGCCCAATTATGCGATCGCCCTTGGGACGCGTGAGAAGATAAGGCCATGGCGGACATCTGCCAAAAAAATCATTACTGATCAGCATAGTCCACCGGCTGTCCCTTGACTATTCTTCTCGATCCTCGGGATCAGCGCTAATCAATGGGCAGCACCGATGCGGAAAGACCCTGGCTAGAGAGCGATCGCTGCAGTTGATCCGCCGCCGTTCGGTCTTCAAACAAACCTGCCTGCATGACGGTGCGGCCGTTGAGATTGGTGCGGAATGCATCGGGAACAAGCGATCGCACCTGCGCTTCCTGCTGAGAGGAGGTGGTGTTGACAATCACCCGGTAATTAAAACCCAGAACTGCCGCTTGGGGCGATGGGGCCGCCACGGCCACATTGGGCACTAGTGTTGTATTGCCCAATGGCGGTGTCATGTTGGGGACGGGCTCCAGGGGCGTGGGGGGTGGCAGCACCGGTGGTGCTCCTTGAACGATTGGGGGAGGTGTAGGCGTGGGCGGCTGAGGTGGCGGCGCTGCCCCCAGTTGCGTAGGAGTTTGGCCAAATTCAATCCAGCCATCGGTAGCCGGCTGTGTGGGTGCAGCGGGAGCGGGCGGTGCAACGGCGACGGGAGCAGGCACTAAGGCAGGCTCTACAACAGCTTCTGGCTCCATAGCTGGCGCAGACAAGTCTGGACGAACTACAGGCTCTGCAGACGGCGGCAGAGTCGCTGATAGTTCTCGCTGAGGGGCTGCCGCAATGGTGGATCGGAGATCCTGTTCGTGGGTGAGGTAGAAGTGGCCTAGGGTTTGCCCATTAAAGGCTCGTTGGGAAATATACCAGTTCGGATACAGGTAGATTTTGGCAAAACCGGTGGTGATGCGGTTGGTTTGACCAATGGCAAAACTGGGAGCAGAGCGATCGCGATCGGGCACCGCCATCAGCACCAAGCTATCGCTCGACCGCATCAAACGCAGGCTGTAGTCCATGCCCAGATCTTGACCTGCCATGCGCACAGAGTAGCCGTTGCTATCGGTGCTGCGGCCACAAATGCCGGTGAAGTCAAACGAGGTGAGCAGCAGATCAACCACGCCATTTTGCTCACTCCAGCAGGCGCGTTCACTCGACAGTTGCTGCAACAGGAGCAGTTGATGATTCTCCCCCACTGGGCTAGCCACCAAAATAAAGTCCTCTGCCGGGACGCTCTGCTGCTCAAACTCAACGGCGATCGCAGGAGCACTTGCGCCCACACCAGCCACCATCAGCCCCACACTCAGCAGCAGCGATCGCATCTTCCCAACGCTTCGACTCACCATAGCTTCTTCATTCCTCCGCTTCACCATGCCCACATGTATTCATGGATAACAACTTGTCTACAGGACTACTGACCCAAACCACGTTGCACCCAACCATCTTAATGAAGAGATTGTCTTTTTTGATCCGTGCTGTTCTATCTAGGACTGAGATGAATCCCGATCTAACCTTGAGAGATTCGGCCGCTGGGGAGCTACAGCCCCGTCCTGAGTCCGATCATCCGTAACATCTTGATGCTTATATGAGCAGACCCACGCATGACGGCATGAATCAGCCCTAAGTGTAGCGAAGACATCCAATAGTTGACCGCTAACCATCCCCAACGTTGACCTAAACATACACCCCTAAAACAACAAAGAGGGGCATGGCTCCCCTCTTTGCTGCACGTATTGCACGATGGTCAGATGGCGATCGCTCTTAGATCAACAAGAAGCACCCTAAAGCACATCATGACCCAGAAGGCGATCGCAGCAGCCTAAGCTTCTGATGGTTCAACCCGAGCGTAGAACAAGCCACGGATTTTTACATCTAGAGCTTCGTCGGTTCCCATATCGGTATCCGAAGGTTGCTCACTCTCAAACGTTCCAGCGATTTCGCCCGTGTAGCCATCAACCTTGGCAACCTGGAGGGAAATATGACCTTCGCCCGTTTCAAAGCTCTTGACATTTTCCCGACGGATTTCTTCGCTGTCTGCCCGTGCTGGCAAAGCAACGGCGTTGTCATACCCAGTCGTTAAACCCCGACCCTTCGGATCAAGGAAGTTGGACGTACGGTAGGACGGAACTCGGAAGGTGCCTTCCAAGTCGCTAGACGTGTTGATGGCACCCAAGCCCGGTTGGCTCTTGGCCACAAGACCCTTGATAGTGAACAGGAAGGGCACCTGTTCGCCACCCGGCAGGAGAACGGTGATGGCTTGGAAGTCAAACCCACCTTCTTCAACAAA contains:
- a CDS encoding DUF3747 domain-containing protein, producing the protein MVSRSVGKMRSLLLSVGLMVAGVGASAPAIAVEFEQQSVPAEDFILVASPVGENHQLLLLQQLSSERACWSEQNGVVDLLLTSFDFTGICGRSTDSNGYSVRMAGQDLGMDYSLRLMRSSDSLVLMAVPDRDRSAPSFAIGQTNRITTGFAKIYLYPNWYISQRAFNGQTLGHFYLTHEQDLRSTIAAAPQRELSATLPPSAEPVVRPDLSAPAMEPEAVVEPALVPAPVAVAPPAPAAPTQPATDGWIEFGQTPTQLGAAPPPQPPTPTPPPIVQGAPPVLPPPTPLEPVPNMTPPLGNTTLVPNVAVAAPSPQAAVLGFNYRVIVNTTSSQQEAQVRSLVPDAFRTNLNGRTVMQAGLFEDRTAADQLQRSLSSQGLSASVLPID
- a CDS encoding photosystem II manganese-stabilizing polypeptide; the protein is MRYRAFVAAFLALCLGFLTACSEAPDAADGPLTYEQIRGTGLANKCPQLGEISRGSIPIEGDGSFVIRELCLEPTSYFVKEESTNKRQESRFIAGKALTRRTSTIDQVSGKLKAESDGSITFVEEGGFDFQAITVLLPGGEQVPFLFTIKGLVAKSQPGLGAINTSSDLEGTFRVPSYRTSNFLDPKGRGLTTGYDNAVALPARADSEEIRRENVKSFETGEGHISLQVAKVDGYTGEIAGTFESEQPSDTDMGTDEALDVKIRGLFYARVEPSEA